The following proteins are co-located in the Eubalaena glacialis isolate mEubGla1 chromosome 14, mEubGla1.1.hap2.+ XY, whole genome shotgun sequence genome:
- the TTC32 gene encoding tetratricopeptide repeat protein 32 yields MEGQQGQENLTTLALAQAHFQKGEYAEAEALYSAYVRQYACAASEGEAPGSKCSPEDLATAYNNRGQIKYFRVDFYEAMDDYTSAIEVQPNFEVPYYNRGLILYRLGYFDDALEDFKKVLDLNPGFQDAILSLKQTVLDKKEKQRRNY; encoded by the exons ATGGAAGGGCAGCAAGGGCAAGAAAACCTCACGACCCTAGCGCTTGCCCAAGCTCATTTCCAGAAGGGCGAGTACGCGGAAGCCGAAGCGCTGTACTCCGCTTACGTTCGCCAGTACGCCTGTGCGGCCTCCGAGGGAGAGGCGCCCGGGAG CAAATGCAGCCCTGAGGATTTGGCTACTGCATATAACAACAGGGGGCAAATCAAGTACTTCAGGGTGGATTTTTATGAAGCCATGGATGACTACACATCTGCCATAGAAGTCCAACCCAATTTTGAAGTTCCATATTACAACAGAGGGTTGATATTATATAGGCTGG GATACTTTGATGATGCTTTGGAAGATTTCAAGAAAGTATTAGACTTAAATCCTGGATTTCAAGATGCTATTTTGAGCTTAAAACAGACTGTTctagacaaaaaagaaaagcaaagaagaaattattga